In Agromyces archimandritae, one genomic interval encodes:
- a CDS encoding alpha/beta hydrolase fold domain-containing protein, with translation MTDAPADGTPIPLVEAAAERLARVAAAEAEADAAFTELTRAAALPEGITRNSRLGDALLLVERLRSALPGPELPPMLPRPGQSDADWRAAVAEARTAHNAYAVSFQSAVRERGREALGVPGGGILAWELEPGIHPPAPEDIRIDVDAIRLTRSFGEASGAADGDVPGGAAGDIVDAVDAGACPAAWTTSIRIQRPDLGVGGPAAAGAAPAIVELHGGAFWMGDGDCLRALGDPSARYLAGRLGAVVVTVDYHLTPEHGYPTPVLDAIAAIDWVRANAATLGVDAGRILLAGTSSGGNVATAAAIADGEREGVPPLAGVVLTAPALDLTDFGTFYSSTPERRTARAALLDAYTGAVDAGAPTVSPARHPVPATFPPAVVVTSAFDEVAAGSAQWAAGLADAGIPVRHGVFEMTHTLGHPHDEADMREYLAAGMEWLLAGAR, from the coding sequence GTGACCGACGCGCCTGCCGACGGAACACCGATTCCGCTCGTCGAGGCGGCCGCCGAGCGACTCGCCCGGGTCGCTGCCGCCGAGGCGGAAGCGGATGCCGCCTTCACCGAACTCACCAGGGCGGCCGCCCTGCCCGAGGGCATCACCCGCAACAGCCGACTGGGCGACGCCCTGCTCCTGGTCGAACGGCTGCGCTCGGCGCTTCCCGGGCCCGAGCTGCCGCCGATGCTGCCCCGGCCTGGGCAGAGCGATGCGGACTGGCGCGCGGCGGTCGCCGAAGCGCGCACGGCGCACAACGCCTATGCGGTGTCGTTCCAGTCGGCGGTGCGGGAGCGGGGGCGCGAAGCGCTCGGCGTGCCCGGCGGCGGCATCCTCGCCTGGGAGCTCGAGCCCGGCATCCACCCGCCGGCCCCCGAAGACATCCGGATCGACGTCGACGCCATCCGCCTGACGCGCTCGTTCGGCGAAGCGAGCGGGGCTGCGGACGGGGACGTGCCGGGCGGAGCCGCCGGCGACATCGTCGACGCGGTGGATGCCGGGGCGTGCCCGGCTGCCTGGACGACGTCGATCCGCATCCAGCGCCCCGACCTCGGCGTCGGCGGCCCGGCGGCGGCCGGCGCGGCCCCCGCGATCGTCGAACTGCACGGCGGCGCCTTCTGGATGGGCGACGGCGACTGCCTGCGCGCTCTCGGCGACCCCTCGGCGCGGTATCTCGCGGGCCGCCTCGGCGCCGTCGTCGTCACGGTCGACTACCACCTGACGCCCGAGCACGGCTACCCGACGCCCGTCCTCGACGCGATCGCCGCGATCGACTGGGTGCGTGCGAACGCCGCGACGCTGGGAGTGGATGCCGGGCGCATCCTGCTGGCCGGAACCTCCTCCGGCGGCAACGTCGCCACCGCCGCCGCAATCGCCGACGGCGAACGTGAAGGCGTCCCGCCCCTCGCGGGCGTCGTGCTCACCGCCCCCGCCCTCGACCTGACCGACTTCGGCACCTTCTACTCGAGCACCCCCGAACGCCGGACCGCGCGCGCGGCGCTGCTCGACGCCTACACCGGGGCGGTGGATGCCGGCGCGCCGACGGTCTCACCTGCGCGGCACCCCGTGCCGGCGACCTTCCCGCCCGCCGTCGTCGTGACCTCCGCGTTCGACGAGGTCGCCGCCGGCAGCGCCCAATGGGCCGCCGGGCTCGCCGACGCCGGCATCCCGGTCCGCCACGGCGTCTTCGAGATGACGCACACGCTCGGCCATCCCCACGACGAAGCCGACATGCGGGAGTACCTCGCCGCCGGCATGGAGTGGCTGCTCGCCGGCGCGCGGTAG
- a CDS encoding LacI family DNA-binding transcriptional regulator, giving the protein MNGGPTIYDVASAAGVSIATVSHTMNRPARVGEETRKRVLAEIDRLGYVPHAVAVHRARTKALRVGVIAPFTSYASFGTRLQGVLRLFAGTAHEVLVYDHDSVSRISSPRLAMLPVSGQLDGLIVMGIPLDDDTAERLLARRIPTVLVDGARPEFSSIVVDDERGGYLAGRRLIERGASEFLYVSEGQVSRRYVSPGQRRMHGVIRALGEAGLPPETLRHVAVGPTMADARKVGAALATVTGTGTGIVAHHDGIAAGLVAGLRSAGRDVPGEFAVVGFDGGPVAEAAALTTIVQPLARSGTAGAEVLAQHMRDPETPVKHVTLGVELSEGATA; this is encoded by the coding sequence ATGAACGGCGGGCCCACGATCTACGACGTCGCATCCGCCGCCGGGGTGTCGATCGCGACCGTCTCGCACACCATGAACCGGCCGGCCCGCGTCGGCGAGGAGACCCGGAAGCGGGTGCTCGCCGAGATCGACCGCCTCGGCTACGTACCCCATGCCGTCGCCGTGCACCGTGCCCGCACGAAGGCGCTCCGGGTCGGCGTCATCGCCCCGTTCACCTCCTACGCCTCGTTCGGCACCCGCCTGCAGGGGGTGCTGCGCCTGTTCGCCGGCACGGCCCACGAGGTCCTCGTGTACGACCACGACTCGGTGTCGCGGATCTCGTCGCCGAGGCTTGCGATGCTGCCGGTGTCGGGCCAGCTCGACGGGCTCATCGTGATGGGCATCCCGCTCGACGACGACACCGCCGAACGCCTGCTCGCCCGGCGCATCCCGACGGTGCTCGTCGACGGCGCCCGGCCCGAGTTCTCCTCGATCGTCGTCGACGACGAGCGCGGCGGATACCTCGCCGGCCGCCGTCTCATCGAGCGCGGGGCGAGCGAGTTCCTCTACGTCTCCGAAGGGCAGGTCTCGCGCCGCTACGTCTCACCGGGGCAGCGGCGCATGCACGGCGTGATCCGCGCGCTCGGCGAAGCGGGCCTGCCGCCCGAAACCCTCCGCCACGTCGCCGTCGGTCCGACGATGGCCGATGCCCGCAAGGTCGGCGCCGCACTGGCGACGGTGACCGGCACCGGCACCGGCATCGTCGCCCACCACGACGGCATCGCCGCCGGCCTCGTCGCCGGCCTCCGTTCGGCGGGTCGCGATGTTCCCGGCGAGTTCGCCGTCGTCGGGTTCGACGGCGGCCCGGTCGCCGAGGCGGCTGCGCTCACCACGATCGTGCAGCCGCTCGCACGATCCGGCACGGCCGGGGCCGAAGTGCTCGCCCAGCACATGCGCGACCCGGAGACGCCCGTCAAACACGTGACCCTCGGGGTCGAACTCAGCGAAGGAGCCACCGCGTGA
- a CDS encoding dipeptide ABC transporter ATP-binding protein, with translation MSTIAEPQDTARPPAGPDAPEPAAEPAQTRAVRPLWRHLAARPSVVVAAILFALIVLAVVFADAISPYSPLAQDLTEVFALPSPAHPLGTDDLGRDVLSRLLHGGQGTLLGILQAVIVFLVLGVALGLVAGLTDGWVDGLVNRFAELLISVPTIIIILVVLTIVPGNMTTAMITAGILASPLLIRLVRGNTKSLRNELYVRAALASGLTRTQVAVRHILPRLTGPILVQATVFASSAIMIETGLGYLGFGTQMPNPSWGNIVKTASNAINQQPWLLVPAGLTIAITVVCLAILGDGLRDAVAERWSGVSAGRARRRGRRAADAGASADAAGAVDAGASVDAGASVDAGAAPLTLPPVDAVLSVRGLTVEVDTPSGPAVLVDDVGFDVRPGRTLCLVGESGSGKSITALAVLGLTRGPRIAAGSIRIAGQELTGLDDRAYRRVRASRFSYITQDPQGSLDPSMRVGDFLVKVIRIRSDRSRSDARRLAVELLASVELRDPEAVMRKYPHQLSGGMAQRVVIAAALAGEPDVIIADEPTTALDVTVQAGILELLHRILAGSRTALVLITHNWGVVADLADDVAVMYRGRIVERAGVHEVFRAPKHPFTRRMLAADPSLSPRQADPAAEAVDALVSVRDLVVDYPIRTASGKKSVFRAVDGVSFDVPRGRTLGIVGESGSGKSTSGNVVAGLVEATSGTIVFDGRDISRASARERRALTRDIQVIFQDPYGSLNPVKTIGRTLAEPLVAGHGMSRAAARERVADALARVGLDAGAADRYPAQFSGGQRQRIAIARAVVLQPKLIVCDEPVSALDLSIQQQVLELLARLQRELGLSYIFISHDLSVVRSFCDEVLVMNGGRIVEAGPVAAVCDDPQDPYTRALLEAAPVADPEVQRARRAEAHA, from the coding sequence ATGAGCACCATCGCAGAACCCCAGGACACCGCCCGCCCGCCCGCCGGGCCCGACGCGCCGGAGCCCGCCGCCGAGCCCGCGCAGACCCGCGCCGTCCGCCCCCTCTGGCGCCACCTCGCCGCCCGGCCCTCGGTCGTCGTCGCCGCGATCCTCTTCGCCCTCATCGTGCTCGCGGTCGTCTTCGCCGACGCGATCAGCCCGTACTCGCCGCTCGCGCAGGACCTCACCGAGGTGTTCGCCCTGCCGAGCCCCGCGCATCCGCTCGGCACCGACGACCTCGGCCGCGATGTGCTCTCGCGCCTGCTGCACGGCGGGCAGGGCACCCTGCTCGGCATCCTGCAGGCGGTCATCGTCTTCCTCGTGCTGGGCGTCGCGCTCGGCCTCGTCGCCGGCCTCACCGACGGCTGGGTCGACGGGCTCGTGAACCGGTTCGCGGAACTGCTGATCAGCGTGCCGACGATCATCATCATCCTCGTGGTGCTGACGATCGTGCCGGGCAACATGACGACGGCGATGATCACCGCCGGCATCCTCGCCAGCCCGCTGCTCATCCGCCTCGTCCGCGGCAATACGAAGAGCCTCAGGAACGAGCTCTACGTCCGCGCCGCCCTCGCCTCGGGCCTCACGCGCACGCAGGTCGCGGTGCGGCACATCCTGCCGCGGCTGACGGGCCCGATCCTCGTGCAGGCGACCGTGTTCGCGTCGTCGGCGATCATGATCGAGACCGGCCTCGGCTACCTCGGCTTCGGCACGCAGATGCCGAACCCCTCCTGGGGCAACATCGTGAAGACGGCCTCGAATGCGATCAACCAGCAGCCGTGGCTGCTCGTGCCGGCGGGCCTGACGATCGCGATCACGGTCGTGTGCCTCGCGATCCTCGGCGACGGGCTGCGCGACGCGGTCGCAGAGCGGTGGTCGGGAGTGTCGGCGGGGCGCGCGCGGCGGCGCGGGCGTCGGGCGGCGGATGCCGGTGCGTCGGCGGATGCCGCGGGTGCGGTGGATGCCGGTGCGTCGGTGGATGCCGGTGCGTCGGTGGATGCCGGTGCGGCGCCGCTCACCCTGCCGCCCGTCGATGCCGTCCTCAGCGTCCGCGGGCTCACGGTCGAGGTCGACACGCCCTCCGGCCCGGCCGTGCTCGTCGACGACGTCGGTTTCGACGTGCGCCCCGGCCGTACGCTCTGCCTCGTCGGCGAGTCCGGCTCCGGCAAGTCGATCACGGCCCTCGCCGTCCTCGGCCTGACCCGCGGGCCGCGCATCGCGGCCGGAAGCATCCGCATCGCCGGGCAGGAGCTCACCGGGCTCGACGACCGGGCCTACCGCCGGGTGCGCGCGAGCCGGTTCTCGTACATCACGCAGGACCCGCAGGGCTCGCTCGACCCGTCGATGCGGGTCGGCGACTTCCTGGTGAAGGTCATCCGCATCCGCTCCGACCGTTCCCGCTCCGACGCGCGCCGCCTGGCCGTCGAGCTGCTCGCGAGCGTCGAGCTGCGGGACCCCGAGGCCGTCATGCGCAAATACCCGCACCAGCTGTCGGGCGGTATGGCGCAGCGCGTCGTGATCGCCGCGGCCCTCGCCGGCGAGCCCGACGTGATCATCGCCGACGAACCGACGACGGCCCTCGACGTCACCGTGCAGGCCGGCATCCTCGAGCTGCTGCACCGCATCCTCGCCGGCTCGCGCACGGCCCTCGTGCTCATCACCCACAACTGGGGCGTCGTCGCCGACCTCGCCGACGACGTCGCCGTCATGTACCGGGGGCGGATCGTGGAGCGCGCCGGCGTGCACGAGGTCTTCCGTGCGCCGAAACACCCGTTCACCCGGCGGATGCTCGCCGCCGATCCGTCGCTGAGCCCCCGGCAGGCCGACCCGGCCGCCGAAGCCGTCGACGCGCTCGTGAGCGTGCGCGACCTCGTCGTGGACTACCCGATCCGCACCGCCTCGGGCAAGAAGAGCGTCTTCCGCGCCGTCGACGGCGTCTCGTTCGACGTGCCGCGCGGGCGCACCCTCGGCATCGTCGGCGAGTCCGGCTCCGGCAAGTCGACCTCGGGCAACGTCGTCGCCGGACTGGTCGAGGCCACCTCGGGCACGATCGTCTTCGACGGCCGCGACATCAGCCGCGCGAGCGCCCGGGAACGCCGGGCGCTCACCCGCGATATCCAGGTCATCTTCCAAGACCCCTACGGCTCGCTGAACCCGGTGAAGACCATCGGCCGCACCCTCGCCGAACCCCTCGTCGCCGGCCACGGCATGTCGCGTGCCGCCGCACGTGAACGCGTCGCCGACGCCCTCGCCCGCGTCGGCCTCGATGCCGGCGCCGCCGACCGCTACCCGGCGCAGTTCTCCGGCGGGCAACGGCAGCGCATCGCGATCGCCCGCGCCGTCGTGCTGCAGCCGAAGCTCATCGTGTGCGACGAACCCGTCTCGGCGCTCGACCTGTCGATCCAGCAGCAGGTCCTCGAGCTTCTCGCCCGACTGCAGCGCGAACTCGGCCTGAGCTACATCTTCATCTCGCACGACCTCTCCGTCGTCCGCAGCTTCTGCGACGAGGTCCTCGTGATGAACGGCGGCCGCATCGTCGAGGCCGGCCCGGTCGCGGCGGTCTGCGACGACCCGCAGGATCCGTACACCCGCGCGTTGCTCGAAGCGGCGCCGGTCGCCGACCCCGAGGTGCAGCGCGCTCGCCGTGCGGAGGCGCACGCATGA
- a CDS encoding ABC transporter permease, with the protein MSWRRLANWLVMSIVLVFAVSALTFLLISLTPGDAARTVVGPEASAERYQEVRAQLGLDLPVWQQYLNWLGGLLTGDPGRSLLSGVPIDQVLQDRIEPTLALMLCAFVCSTIVGITLGVVSASRGGALGRFVDMLSLGGIAVPTFWIGLVLVAVFSVGLGWLPTSGYRPIADGVGEWLPRMILPIITLTLAGTALLARQTRDAVAEQLTMPYIVLLRAHGVSERSLVWRHALRNAAVPIITILGMKLIGLTTGTVLVETVFSIPGLGSYAVQQTQAHDLPVVQIITLIFTIVVVVTNLLVELGYGRLNVKARA; encoded by the coding sequence ATGTCGTGGCGCCGCCTCGCGAACTGGCTCGTGATGAGCATCGTGCTCGTCTTCGCCGTCTCCGCCCTCACCTTCCTGCTGATCTCGCTCACGCCGGGCGACGCCGCACGCACCGTCGTCGGCCCCGAGGCGAGCGCCGAACGCTACCAGGAGGTGCGCGCCCAGCTCGGCCTCGACCTGCCGGTCTGGCAGCAGTACCTGAACTGGCTCGGCGGGCTGCTGACGGGCGACCCGGGCCGCTCCCTGCTCTCGGGCGTGCCGATCGACCAGGTGCTGCAGGACCGCATCGAGCCGACGCTCGCGCTCATGCTGTGCGCCTTCGTCTGCTCCACGATCGTCGGCATCACCCTCGGCGTCGTGTCGGCCTCGCGCGGCGGGGCGCTCGGCCGCTTCGTCGACATGCTGAGCCTCGGCGGCATCGCCGTCCCCACCTTCTGGATCGGCCTCGTGCTCGTCGCCGTCTTCTCCGTCGGCCTCGGCTGGCTGCCGACCTCGGGGTACCGGCCGATCGCCGACGGGGTCGGGGAGTGGCTGCCGCGGATGATCCTGCCCATCATCACCCTCACCCTCGCCGGCACCGCCCTGCTCGCCCGGCAGACCCGCGACGCCGTCGCCGAACAGCTCACGATGCCCTACATCGTGCTGCTGCGGGCGCACGGCGTCAGCGAACGCAGCCTCGTGTGGCGGCACGCGCTCCGCAATGCGGCCGTGCCGATCATCACGATCCTCGGCATGAAGCTCATCGGCCTGACCACGGGCACGGTGCTCGTCGAGACGGTGTTCTCGATCCCGGGCCTCGGCAGCTACGCCGTGCAGCAGACGCAGGCCCACGACCTGCCCGTGGTGCAGATCATCACCCTGATCTTCACCATCGTGGTCGTCGTCACGAACCTGCTGGTCGAACTCGGCTACGGCCGTCTGAACGTGAAAGCCCGCGCATGA
- a CDS encoding ABC transporter substrate-binding protein, with product MTTAALLVSGCASSSDDRGGDADRGDTLTIGLAAAPTSLNPADMNQSANQFAMPAYDSLIFEESSGELVPGLATEWGYTDDENRVFELKIRDGVTFSDGEELTAEAVAEFFDFFTAGSSNMANLISGGTYEAIDDETVRMSWDTPHPLVPQSLTQRFLGGMVVSPKAMEDPDTLSTSTAGTGPYTLVPDETITGNSYVYEARDDYWSPDNQLWDRIVIKVIETTDQRVNGLKAGELDLVAGDLTTAESAEAAGFTVGYAPFVFVGLSLLDRDGTLGTPLADVRVRQAINYALDRDTVAEALLGTYGEPTEQTVTSAESGYVEELAGHYAYDPEQAKRLLAEAGYPDGFSLPVVAVNNPTQGALAQVITEQLSKVGIAIDLVAEQSDGYFQKMSGGEYPAAVIGYGSQPMWMEYQGLYGPDAAFNGLKAQRDELDELFTKAAAAGDPAEQRELNEQTERYLVEEAWFAPLALMPNFWYSADTIQAPEVTVAVPSPVFRSIAPAE from the coding sequence GTGACGACAGCAGCGCTGCTCGTTTCCGGTTGCGCGAGCTCGAGCGATGACCGCGGCGGCGATGCCGACCGCGGCGACACCCTCACGATCGGGCTCGCGGCGGCGCCGACGAGCCTGAATCCGGCCGACATGAACCAGTCGGCCAACCAGTTCGCGATGCCCGCCTACGACTCCCTCATCTTCGAGGAATCGTCGGGCGAGCTCGTGCCCGGCCTCGCGACCGAGTGGGGCTACACGGACGACGAGAACCGGGTCTTCGAGCTGAAGATCCGCGACGGCGTCACGTTCTCGGACGGCGAGGAGCTCACCGCCGAAGCCGTCGCCGAGTTCTTCGACTTCTTCACCGCCGGCTCGTCGAACATGGCGAACCTGATCTCGGGCGGCACCTACGAGGCCATCGACGACGAGACGGTGCGGATGAGCTGGGACACCCCGCACCCGCTCGTTCCGCAGAGCCTCACACAGCGCTTCCTCGGCGGCATGGTCGTCTCGCCCAAGGCGATGGAGGATCCCGACACCCTGTCGACCTCGACCGCAGGCACCGGGCCGTACACGCTCGTGCCCGACGAGACGATCACCGGCAACAGCTACGTGTACGAGGCCCGCGACGACTACTGGTCGCCCGACAACCAGCTCTGGGACCGCATCGTCATCAAGGTCATCGAGACGACCGACCAGCGCGTCAACGGGCTGAAGGCCGGCGAACTCGACCTCGTCGCCGGCGACCTGACCACGGCCGAATCCGCCGAGGCCGCCGGCTTCACCGTCGGCTACGCGCCCTTCGTCTTCGTCGGGCTCAGCCTGCTCGACCGCGACGGAACCCTCGGTACGCCGCTCGCCGATGTGCGGGTGCGTCAGGCGATCAACTACGCGCTCGACCGCGACACCGTCGCCGAGGCGCTCCTCGGCACGTACGGCGAGCCCACCGAGCAGACCGTCACATCCGCCGAATCGGGGTACGTCGAAGAGCTCGCCGGGCACTACGCCTACGACCCCGAGCAGGCGAAGCGGCTGCTCGCGGAAGCGGGCTACCCCGACGGGTTCAGCCTGCCCGTGGTCGCCGTGAACAACCCGACCCAGGGTGCGCTCGCACAGGTCATCACCGAGCAGCTCTCGAAGGTCGGCATCGCGATCGACCTCGTCGCCGAGCAGAGCGACGGGTACTTCCAGAAGATGTCCGGCGGCGAATACCCGGCGGCCGTCATCGGCTACGGCTCGCAGCCCATGTGGATGGAATACCAGGGCCTCTACGGCCCGGATGCCGCGTTCAACGGTCTGAAGGCGCAGCGCGACGAGCTCGACGAGCTCTTCACGAAGGCCGCAGCGGCCGGCGACCCGGCCGAGCAGCGCGAGCTCAACGAGCAGACCGAGCGCTACCTCGTCGAAGAGGCGTGGTTCGCGCCCCTCGCCCTGATGCCGAACTTCTGGTACTCGGCCGACACGATCCAGGCCCCCGAGGTCACGGTCGCCGTGCCGTCGCCCGTGTTCCGCAGCATCGCCCCCGCCGAATGA